In the genome of Palaemon carinicauda isolate YSFRI2023 chromosome 13, ASM3689809v2, whole genome shotgun sequence, one region contains:
- the LOC137651604 gene encoding uncharacterized protein, translating into MDWSKEGIGFVVLQHYCVCQSADSPFCCKGGWRLALCGSRHLTPSEAGYAPVEGEALAVTWCLRKTRLFLLGCPNLTIITDHRPLVKLLGDRALKDVINPRLFNLKKKTLQFKFQMKYLPGKRSTAVDFLSRYPTMRASHEASDMDFEDDIQVAVACATVATLELDIIVLDEDCVRSAASNDPVYQLLLARIAAGDWPQQKSQELACLRPFFSIRDRLAINQDLVTYSVDQGCVRLLIPEDLRRQVAANLHTGHQGLDSMLRRARQSVYWPGIEGDLQHRRAQCTSCDEHAPSLPPEEMMHTPPAEYSF; encoded by the coding sequence ATGGATTGGAGCAAGGAAGGCATAGGTTTCGTAGTCCTTCAGCATTATTGCGTTTGTCAGTCAGCTGACAGCCCCTTTTGTTGCAAGGGCGGCTGGCGCCTTGCCCTGTGTGGTAGTCGACACCTCACCCCCTCTGAAGCTGGGTATGCTCCCGTAGAAGGAGAAGCCCTGGCAGTTACCTGGTGCTTGCGGAAGACCAGGTTGTTCCTACTTGGGTGTCCTAATCTCACCATCATCACGGACCACCGTCCACTCGTCAAACTGCTGGGTGACAGAGCCCTCAAGGACGTCATCAATCCAAGATTATTCAACCTGAAAAAGAAGACACTCCAGTTCAAGTTCCAAATGAAATACCTGCCCGGAAAAAGGAGCACCGCCGTGGATTTTCTTTCAAGGTACCCGACCATGCGAGCATCCCACGAAGCTTCCGACATGGATTTTGAGGACGACATTCAAGTGGCAGTGGCATGTGCAACCGTGGCCACCTTGGAACTAGACATCATCGTGTTGGATGAAGACTGCGTCAGGAGCGCCGCATCTAACGACCCTGTATATCAGCTCTTGCTTGCCAGGATTGCAGCGGGCGACTGGCCCCAACAGAAATCGCAAGAACTTGCCTGCCTCCGTCCCTTCTTCAGCATTCGGGATCGGCTAGCCATCAACCaggatctggtgacatactcagtggACCAAGGATGTGTTCGTTTGCTCATCCCCGAGGATTTACGCCGCCAGGTAGCCGCTAACCTACACACAGGACACCAAGGCCTCGACTCTATGCTTAGAAGAGCCAGGCAGTCGGTCTATTGGCCGGGAATAGAAGGGGACCTTCAGCATCGCCGTGCCCAATGCACTTCATGCGATGAACACGCCCCCTCACTGCCTCCTGAAGAAATGATGCACACGCCCCCTGCGGAATACTCTTTCTAG